One uncultured Umboniibacter sp. genomic window carries:
- a CDS encoding flagellar basal body P-ring protein FlgI, with product MTRIFLIMLLALLSSGAFAMGSRPLETLVDIQGVRDNQLVGYGLVVGLDGTGDRNQVEFTGRSVGNMLEQFGIQLDGNGRVKTKNVAAVMITARMGVSTGVGQTIDVVVSSLGDAESLRGGTLLMTPLVGADGMTYALAQGPVVVAGLSANGSNGSSVTVNTPTGGSIPSGAIVEREVSVNQAALQQPLVMHLRRPSFAMATQVARKINETFGADTARPLNDSRIEVSAPSEASQRTGYIALLSQISIDSVAQPARIIFNSRTGTVVISQNVMVREAAVSHGNLSVRITETQNVSQPNEFGQGDTVTTTDSIVEVSQPDGTLNIVGSSTSLSEVVDALNGLGASPDDLMTILHSLQAVGAIDAELIVI from the coding sequence ATGACTCGGATATTCCTAATCATGCTACTCGCACTATTAAGCTCCGGTGCTTTTGCTATGGGTAGTAGACCTCTCGAGACCTTAGTCGATATTCAAGGCGTAAGAGATAATCAACTCGTTGGCTATGGGCTTGTCGTTGGCTTAGATGGTACGGGTGATCGAAACCAGGTTGAGTTCACGGGTCGCTCGGTGGGCAATATGCTCGAGCAATTCGGCATTCAGTTAGACGGCAACGGAAGAGTGAAGACTAAGAATGTCGCAGCGGTAATGATTACCGCACGAATGGGCGTATCCACGGGTGTTGGTCAGACCATCGACGTGGTGGTTTCTTCGCTTGGTGACGCTGAATCTCTTCGCGGTGGAACCTTACTCATGACACCATTAGTCGGTGCCGACGGAATGACCTATGCCTTGGCTCAAGGGCCAGTAGTCGTAGCAGGGCTATCAGCAAATGGATCAAATGGATCGTCGGTTACGGTCAACACGCCAACGGGAGGCAGTATCCCTAGTGGCGCCATCGTAGAACGAGAGGTCAGTGTCAACCAAGCTGCACTGCAGCAACCGCTGGTAATGCATCTGAGAAGGCCAAGTTTCGCTATGGCCACTCAGGTTGCTCGAAAAATCAATGAGACTTTTGGCGCCGACACTGCGCGCCCGTTGAACGATAGTCGTATTGAAGTCAGTGCTCCCAGCGAGGCGTCTCAGCGAACTGGATATATTGCATTACTATCTCAGATATCCATTGACTCAGTGGCCCAGCCGGCACGAATTATTTTTAACTCACGGACCGGAACCGTAGTAATTAGCCAGAACGTGATGGTTCGAGAGGCCGCTGTGAGTCATGGCAACCTGTCAGTTAGGATTACAGAAACTCAAAATGTTAGTCAGCCGAACGAATTCGGGCAGGGCGATACCGTCACAACAACCGATTCCATCGTTGAAGTATCTCAGCCCGATGGGACGCTCAATATTGTTGGTAGCAGTACGAGTCTTAGCGAGGTTGTTGATGCCTTGAATGGATTAGGTGCATCGCCCGATGATCTTATGACTATACTTCACTCACTCCAAGCGGTTGGAGCGATTGACGCCGAACTCATTGTTATTTAA
- the flgH gene encoding flagellar basal body L-ring protein FlgH, with translation MYLRLTFTLGSLMFLIGCVSHPTIIPPSPGDELYQPPMAENYSVHETNGSLFRGGQSVTLFTDRRAYQVGDILMIVLDETTQGEKSANTGFSKRSEVEIPTPTIGSLNTSEFNASIQGDRSFDGGATSSQANTMSGIISVMVHRVLPNGVLEVRGEKWLSLNQGDEFIRVTGFIRSEDIDSENRVLSNRLADARISYAGTGELADSNEAGWLSQLINSPWFPL, from the coding sequence TGTACTTGCGCCTAACTTTTACTCTAGGAAGCCTAATGTTCTTGATTGGTTGCGTCTCCCACCCAACCATTATTCCACCTTCGCCAGGTGACGAACTGTACCAACCTCCAATGGCTGAGAACTATTCAGTGCATGAAACTAACGGCAGTCTATTCCGTGGTGGTCAATCGGTGACGCTCTTTACTGACCGAAGAGCTTACCAAGTAGGCGATATTCTAATGATCGTGCTAGACGAAACTACGCAAGGTGAAAAATCAGCCAACACTGGCTTCTCCAAGCGCAGCGAAGTTGAGATTCCTACACCTACGATCGGCAGTCTTAACACCTCAGAATTTAACGCGAGCATTCAGGGCGACCGATCCTTTGATGGCGGCGCTACCAGCTCACAGGCTAACACTATGAGCGGGATTATCTCGGTGATGGTTCATCGTGTACTGCCCAATGGCGTGCTCGAAGTTCGTGGCGAAAAATGGCTGTCATTGAATCAAGGTGATGAATTTATTCGTGTAACGGGATTCATTCGCAGTGAGGATATTGATAGCGAGAACCGAGTCTTGTCGAATCGCTTAGCTGACGCTCGGATTAGTTATGCGGGAACAGGTGAACTCGCCGACTCAAACGAAGCGGGCTGGTTATCGCAGCTTATTAATTCACCTTGGTTCCCACTTTAG